Proteins from a genomic interval of Candidatus Obscuribacterales bacterium:
- a CDS encoding glycosyltransferase family 4 protein → MWHHYHHDLDARIRLLIITQFYPPDYAATGQLIEELAIKLSQKEFKVHVFTGQPGYAFSTASAPKYEQIHQLSIQRSQISRFWSQRIRGKALNGLLFCLRAVLHMVRAAMHHDIAILTTAPPYLPVLGYFARRLLGLRYICLVYDLYPDVAVRLGVLKPNHRLTKLWRWINCKVWNQAEQIIVLSSTIRDHIVQNYGIPAHRISVIHSWTDPSLVVPRPKSDNWFAQRHGLDRIFTVLYSGNMGRCHDLETVMATAKLLQHEQVRFVFVGDGAKRSLCMQLAEDYGLQNCLFLPYQDKQDLPYSLTACDLSLVSLSRGMEGLLAPSKLYGCLAAGRPVAVICDDRSYLKDLVTEAECGEAFQQGDREGLAAFILHLMAHPQRVEAMGQAGRTYLEHHFTPDIIAEHYAQVICRSAGRSRRPQLLPSSVPQRQAVPVSERLD, encoded by the coding sequence ATGTGGCATCACTATCATCATGACTTGGACGCTCGTATTCGTCTGCTGATTATCACGCAATTTTATCCACCCGACTACGCTGCAACGGGTCAACTCATTGAAGAATTAGCGATTAAACTGAGTCAAAAAGAGTTTAAGGTTCACGTCTTCACAGGACAGCCAGGCTACGCATTTTCCACAGCCTCTGCGCCGAAGTATGAACAGATTCATCAGCTTTCGATTCAGCGATCGCAAATTTCTCGATTCTGGTCTCAACGGATTCGCGGTAAAGCCCTGAATGGGCTGTTATTCTGCCTGCGAGCCGTGCTGCATATGGTGCGAGCAGCGATGCACCACGACATTGCTATTTTAACAACGGCACCGCCTTACTTACCCGTATTGGGATACTTCGCCCGGCGTCTGTTAGGACTGCGTTATATCTGCCTTGTCTATGATCTGTATCCGGACGTTGCTGTACGCTTGGGTGTCCTGAAACCTAACCATCGGTTAACCAAGCTTTGGCGTTGGATTAACTGTAAGGTCTGGAATCAAGCTGAGCAAATCATTGTGCTGAGTTCGACGATTCGAGATCATATTGTTCAGAACTACGGAATTCCTGCCCATCGCATTTCCGTAATTCATAGCTGGACAGATCCTAGCTTAGTTGTACCTCGACCTAAATCAGATAACTGGTTTGCCCAGCGCCACGGTCTCGATCGCATCTTTACGGTTTTGTATTCTGGGAATATGGGACGCTGTCATGATCTAGAAACAGTTATGGCTACGGCAAAACTGCTTCAGCATGAACAGGTGCGGTTTGTCTTTGTGGGAGATGGGGCCAAGCGATCGCTCTGTATGCAACTGGCAGAAGACTATGGGCTGCAGAACTGTTTATTTTTGCCCTATCAAGATAAGCAAGATCTGCCCTATTCCCTGACCGCCTGCGATCTGTCGCTAGTGTCCCTCAGTCGCGGCATGGAAGGACTGTTGGCACCCAGTAAGCTCTATGGCTGCCTGGCCGCAGGGCGACCCGTGGCGGTGATTTGTGACGATCGCTCCTATCTTAAGGACTTGGTGACGGAGGCGGAGTGTGGTGAGGCTTTTCAGCAGGGCGATCGCGAAGGGCTAGCGGCGTTTATTCTGCATTTGATGGCCCATCCGCAGCGAGTGGAAGCCATGGGCCAGGCAGGACGCACCTACCTAGAGCATCACTTTACGCCAGACATTATTGCTGAGCACTATGCCCAGGTCATTTGCCGCAGTGCCGGGCGATCGCGCCGTCCTCAACTCCTTCCATCGTCTGTTCCACAGCGCCAAGCTGTGCCGGTGTCGGAGCGCTTGGATTGA
- a CDS encoding PRC-barrel domain-containing protein, with the protein MTFEQYCQRADLLGTQIITRDTGKRLGVVSQIWVDIDRREVVAFGLRESVLSGVLSSTQEIMLLNNIRQIGDVILVDDDNAVEDAFDTDPYSILINSEVITETGELLGKVRGFKFNVNDGKVESLVIASLGIPLIPDQVISTYELSIEEVVSSGPDRLIVFEGAEEKMVQMTVGVLERLGIGRPPWDRDVDDYYVMPTSTSNQLGTGMPVAQPLQTVMPTAQETWDEDNWNEPQERVMPEPLRQAEPEPVYYQEANWGNETYEQQVAYVDEDYAAPPGAAPEPYPEAQYEDVEVTGDAWADEDSPKPYTPPKLNLPDRQKVAEYEEEIDY; encoded by the coding sequence ATGACTTTTGAACAGTACTGCCAACGAGCTGACCTCCTAGGAACTCAAATTATTACCCGAGACACTGGCAAGCGACTCGGCGTCGTCAGTCAGATCTGGGTAGACATCGATCGTCGTGAAGTTGTGGCCTTTGGCTTACGGGAAAGTGTGTTGTCTGGGGTCTTGTCGAGCACGCAAGAGATCATGCTGTTGAACAACATCCGCCAAATTGGTGATGTGATTTTGGTTGATGACGACAACGCGGTTGAAGATGCGTTTGATACCGATCCCTACAGCATTCTTATCAATAGCGAAGTGATCACCGAAACCGGCGAACTGCTGGGTAAAGTGCGCGGGTTTAAGTTCAACGTTAATGATGGCAAGGTTGAATCCTTGGTGATTGCGTCCCTAGGCATCCCGCTGATTCCCGATCAAGTGATTAGCACCTATGAACTATCCATTGAAGAAGTGGTCAGTAGCGGCCCCGATCGCCTGATTGTCTTCGAGGGGGCAGAGGAGAAGATGGTGCAGATGACGGTGGGAGTGCTGGAACGCCTGGGTATTGGTCGTCCTCCTTGGGATCGGGATGTGGATGACTACTACGTGATGCCCACCTCGACCTCCAATCAACTAGGAACGGGTATGCCGGTTGCCCAACCGCTGCAGACGGTGATGCCCACGGCCCAAGAAACCTGGGATGAAGATAACTGGAACGAGCCTCAAGAACGCGTCATGCCCGAACCCCTGCGTCAGGCCGAACCCGAGCCGGTTTACTATCAAGAAGCTAACTGGGGTAATGAAACCTATGAGCAGCAGGTGGCCTATGTGGATGAAGACTATGCTGCGCCTCCAGGAGCTGCCCCTGAACCCTATCCTGAGGCTCAGTATGAGGATGTAGAGGTGACTGGGGATGCTTGGGCGGATGAGGACAGTCCTAAGCCCTATACGCCGCCGAAGCTTAACCTGCCTGATCGGCAGAAAGTGGCGGAGTATGAAGAGGAAATCGACTACTAA
- the cobN gene encoding cobaltochelatase subunit CobN, whose translation MHRIAATPGGWTPGMEGVMFVEQTPAPMVILTAADTEILAIAQAIAHLPDKFPNLRVANLLHLQQQLSIDTYADTVLRHAQVIVVRLLGGQAYWPYGLDVVRETVEQTGARLLVLPGDDRPDLGLMHQSTVPLAIANQLWRYFTEGGIDNMVQALQYLAQVGLDYSYHPLPPRPVPKVDCYAWAGPSSATGRVGLLFYRAHYLSGNMAVIDGLCEAIARRGMEPMPMFVSSLRDVEVQTAIRQQWQRQPVDLVLNTTGFSLARLEEAEIDLDLWRSLDVPVLQVILSSGTREQWDSEWRGLLPRDVAMNVALPEVDGRIITRAVSFKTRQDRHPHLETDVVRYEPIPNRLDFVADLAANWVRLRNTSRGDRRLALILANYPSRDGRLANGVGLDTPESVVQILQALANAGYDVQPLPASGKELMQWLTQGVTHDPDGWDLRPVRQSLSRSAYLDYWQTLPPEVQNGVGDRWSSPETLPEEIPIPGLQLGSVFIGIQPPRGYDLDPSLNYHAADLEPPHVYLAFYHWLRHNFGAQALVHVGKHGNLEWLPGKSVALSQTCYPEVASGALPHLYPFIVNDPGEGSQAKRRSQAVIIDHLTPPLTRAELYGPLQQLERLIDEYYEADSLDPSRLPVIRDRIQALIQATHLNQDLATLPGSPAADFNDLLTRTDGYLCELKEAQIRDGLHILGQCPSGRLLRDLIIAIARSPDRHRLGLTRAIATAWELDCDPLSDDPATLLSEGDRHRLAQQQCPHLRTVGDAVEQIEQTAAQQVDAILAGQPPSMTQAAIAPELTWIQTDLLPNLQNTRQELTALLHGLDGGYIPSGPSGAPTRGRADVLPTGRNFYSVDIRGIPTESAWAVGRNAAELLIERYTQEEGNYPRSLALSVWGTSTMRTGGDDLAEALALLGVQPVWDGPSRRVVDFEILPLEVLGRSRVDVTLRISGFFRDAFPNLIELFDQAVQAIAALDEPPEWNPLADQVQQETQAWIDQGLTADQASDRASYRIFGSKPGAYGAGLQGLIEAQNWSDDDDLARAYINWSSTAYTGGRNGRAPQSLSAPAAFEQRLSQLQIVLHNQDNREHDLLDSDDYYQFQGGLTVAARSRGQSPKLYFGDHSRPETPKVRSLSEELTRVYRSRVVNPKWIAGVMRHGYKGAFEMAATVDYLFAYSATTHCVEDFMYQGVAEAYIFDDDVQQMVQDVNPWALRDMAERLLEAHQRRLWSSPSPETLDRLRAVVNQAEGAIEQQSS comes from the coding sequence GATACCGAAATTCTAGCGATCGCCCAGGCCATTGCCCACCTTCCCGACAAGTTTCCCAACCTGCGGGTGGCCAATCTCCTGCATCTCCAGCAGCAGTTGAGCATTGATACTTATGCCGATACGGTGCTGCGCCATGCCCAGGTGATTGTGGTGCGGCTGCTGGGGGGGCAGGCCTATTGGCCCTACGGTCTGGATGTGGTGCGGGAAACGGTGGAGCAAACGGGGGCAAGGCTGCTGGTGCTGCCGGGGGATGATCGTCCAGATTTGGGCTTGATGCATCAGTCCACAGTGCCGCTGGCGATCGCCAACCAGCTTTGGCGCTATTTTACCGAGGGCGGCATCGACAATATGGTACAGGCGCTGCAGTACCTGGCCCAGGTGGGTCTGGATTACTCCTACCATCCCCTGCCGCCACGGCCCGTGCCCAAGGTGGACTGCTATGCCTGGGCAGGGCCATCCTCAGCAACAGGGCGGGTGGGCCTGCTGTTTTACCGGGCCCATTATCTATCGGGCAACATGGCGGTGATCGATGGGCTATGTGAAGCGATCGCCCGCCGGGGAATGGAGCCGATGCCGATGTTTGTGTCGTCGCTACGAGACGTGGAAGTGCAGACCGCTATCCGGCAGCAGTGGCAGCGGCAGCCTGTGGATCTGGTGCTGAATACCACGGGCTTTTCCCTGGCGCGACTGGAGGAGGCGGAGATAGATTTAGACCTATGGCGATCGCTGGATGTGCCGGTGTTGCAGGTGATCTTAAGCAGCGGCACGCGGGAGCAATGGGACAGCGAATGGCGGGGTCTACTGCCCAGGGATGTGGCCATGAATGTGGCGCTGCCGGAGGTAGATGGGCGGATTATTACCCGAGCAGTGTCGTTTAAAACGCGGCAAGATCGCCATCCCCACCTTGAAACCGATGTGGTGCGCTATGAACCCATACCCAATCGCCTAGACTTCGTGGCGGATCTAGCGGCCAACTGGGTGCGGCTGCGGAATACCTCTAGGGGCGATCGCCGCCTTGCCTTGATTTTGGCTAACTATCCCAGCCGTGATGGTCGCCTGGCCAATGGCGTGGGTCTGGATACACCGGAAAGCGTGGTGCAGATCCTCCAGGCTCTAGCCAATGCCGGGTATGATGTCCAGCCCCTGCCCGCCTCAGGAAAGGAGCTGATGCAGTGGCTCACCCAAGGCGTCACCCATGACCCCGATGGTTGGGATCTGCGGCCGGTGCGGCAGTCCCTATCCCGGTCAGCGTACCTAGACTATTGGCAAACCCTGCCCCCTGAGGTGCAAAATGGCGTGGGCGATCGCTGGTCATCTCCGGAGACCCTGCCGGAGGAGATTCCCATTCCAGGGCTACAGCTTGGATCGGTGTTTATCGGCATCCAGCCACCCCGAGGCTATGACCTCGATCCCTCCTTGAACTACCACGCTGCTGACCTAGAGCCCCCCCATGTCTACCTAGCGTTCTACCACTGGCTGCGTCATAACTTTGGGGCCCAGGCCCTCGTCCATGTGGGCAAGCACGGCAATTTGGAATGGCTGCCAGGCAAAAGTGTAGCCCTATCCCAGACTTGCTACCCGGAAGTTGCCAGCGGTGCCCTGCCCCACCTCTATCCCTTTATTGTCAACGATCCGGGGGAAGGCTCCCAGGCCAAGCGGCGCTCCCAAGCGGTAATTATTGACCATCTCACCCCGCCCCTCACCCGAGCAGAACTCTACGGGCCGCTACAGCAACTGGAACGATTGATTGATGAATATTACGAAGCCGATAGCCTCGACCCCAGCCGCCTACCGGTGATTCGCGATCGCATCCAGGCGCTCATCCAAGCCACCCATCTCAACCAGGATCTAGCCACCCTGCCGGGATCCCCAGCAGCGGACTTCAACGACCTGCTCACTCGCACCGATGGCTATTTGTGTGAACTCAAGGAAGCCCAAATCCGCGATGGTCTACATATTCTCGGTCAATGCCCCAGCGGCCGGCTGCTGCGAGATCTGATCATCGCCATCGCCCGTTCTCCCGATCGCCACCGCCTTGGCCTCACCCGCGCGATCGCCACGGCCTGGGAACTGGACTGCGATCCCCTTTCCGACGATCCGGCAACCTTGCTATCCGAGGGCGATCGCCACCGCCTGGCCCAGCAGCAATGTCCCCATCTGCGCACCGTCGGCGACGCGGTTGAACAGATCGAACAGACCGCCGCCCAGCAGGTGGACGCCATCCTAGCCGGGCAGCCGCCATCCATGACCCAGGCAGCGATCGCCCCGGAACTGACCTGGATCCAAACCGACCTCCTGCCCAACCTGCAAAACACCCGCCAAGAACTCACCGCCCTGCTCCACGGTCTAGACGGCGGCTACATTCCCAGCGGCCCCTCCGGTGCGCCCACTCGCGGCCGGGCAGATGTGTTGCCGACCGGCCGCAACTTCTACTCCGTAGACATTCGCGGCATTCCCACGGAAAGCGCCTGGGCCGTGGGTCGCAACGCCGCCGAACTCCTGATCGAACGCTATACCCAGGAAGAAGGCAACTATCCCCGCAGCCTGGCCCTTTCCGTCTGGGGAACCTCCACCATGCGTACTGGCGGCGATGACCTAGCGGAGGCCCTGGCTCTACTTGGAGTTCAACCCGTATGGGACGGCCCCTCCCGGCGCGTCGTGGATTTTGAAATCTTGCCCTTAGAAGTGCTGGGGCGATCGCGTGTAGACGTCACCTTACGGATTTCTGGCTTTTTCCGCGATGCCTTTCCTAATTTAATCGAGCTCTTTGACCAAGCCGTGCAGGCGATCGCTGCCTTGGATGAACCGCCAGAGTGGAATCCCCTGGCCGACCAAGTGCAGCAGGAAACCCAAGCATGGATCGACCAGGGGTTAACTGCCGACCAGGCTAGCGATCGCGCCAGCTATCGCATCTTTGGCTCCAAACCCGGAGCCTACGGAGCTGGTCTTCAGGGTCTGATCGAAGCCCAGAATTGGTCAGACGACGACGACCTAGCCCGCGCCTACATCAACTGGAGCAGCACCGCCTACACCGGCGGCCGCAACGGCCGCGCTCCCCAATCGCTCTCCGCTCCCGCCGCCTTTGAGCAGCGCCTCAGTCAGCTACAGATTGTGCTGCACAACCAAGATAACCGCGAGCATGACCTGCTCGATTCCGATGATTATTACCAATTCCAGGGCGGTTTGACGGTGGCCGCCCGATCGCGAGGCCAGTCCCCTAAACTCTACTTTGGCGACCATTCTCGCCCCGAAACCCCCAAGGTGCGATCGCTCTCCGAAGAACTGACGCGGGTCTATCGATCGCGGGTGGTCAATCCTAAATGGATTGCTGGCGTTATGCGTCACGGCTATAAGGGAGCCTTCGAAATGGCCGCCACCGTAGATTACCTGTTTGCCTACTCCGCCACCACCCACTGCGTCGAGGACTTTATGTATCAGGGCGTTGCCGAGGCCTATATCTTCGACGACGACGTGCAGCAGATGGTGCAAGACGTGAACCCCTGGGCGCTGCGAGATATGGCCGAACGGTTGCTGGAAGCCCACCAGCGCCGTCTTTGGTCATCCCCTAGCCCCGAAACCCTCGATCGCCTGCGGGCCGTCGTCAACCAAGCAGAAGGAGCGATCGAGCAACAGTCGAGCTAG